A portion of the Lysinibacillus timonensis genome contains these proteins:
- a CDS encoding nucleotidyltransferase-like protein has protein sequence MEHILRPIYQERASQPETLGVIIVKKVENAENVTDTFDTVLLIIVKEAELPVFTKHYLFENQKTVMHVITEGILNKWLFIGSKKQVIDWVFNGKIVFDRNEYLVKLRSKLQEQPFYGRKIKTGIQFSKLIRRIMEGKELFSRGHYLDAYSNIIESLHHLARLSVIDKGLYPEVTVWSQVKKLQPEIYKLYEELVFSNESLEKKLELLFLAIEFSINTRTHEGAEHILETMLEKEIWTIQELHTHNELKFYSGDLEVFIEYLIEKGFIIVEPIVSKNETIHHRYYKINRELVGQEYEY, from the coding sequence ATGGAGCATATCTTGCGTCCGATTTACCAAGAACGTGCAAGTCAACCCGAAACATTAGGTGTCATCATTGTTAAAAAAGTTGAGAATGCAGAAAATGTTACTGATACATTTGATACTGTACTATTAATTATTGTAAAAGAAGCTGAACTACCCGTATTTACAAAGCATTACCTATTTGAAAATCAAAAAACAGTAATGCATGTTATAACGGAGGGAATTCTAAACAAATGGTTATTTATTGGTTCAAAAAAGCAAGTAATTGATTGGGTTTTTAATGGGAAAATTGTCTTTGATCGGAACGAGTATTTAGTGAAGTTGCGTTCAAAATTGCAAGAACAACCCTTCTATGGAAGAAAAATAAAAACGGGAATTCAATTTTCAAAACTAATTCGTCGTATTATGGAAGGTAAAGAACTGTTTTCTCGAGGACATTATCTAGATGCTTATAGTAATATTATTGAATCACTTCACCATCTTGCCCGGCTATCAGTGATTGACAAAGGTTTATATCCAGAAGTTACGGTATGGTCACAGGTAAAGAAACTTCAACCGGAAATTTATAAGTTATACGAAGAACTAGTGTTTAGTAATGAGAGCTTAGAAAAAAAGCTAGAGCTTTTATTTCTTGCCATCGAGTTCTCAATTAATACTAGAACACATGAGGGTGCGGAACATATATTAGAGACAATGTTAGAAAAAGAAATTTGGACTATTCAAGAACTACATACACATAATGAATTGAAATTCTACTCTGGTGATTTAGAAGTATTTATCGAATATTTAATTGAAAAAGGATTTATAATTGTCGAACCGATTGTCTCTAAAAATGAAACCATTCATCATAGATATTATAAGATAAATAGAGAACTAGTGGGACAAGAGTACGAATACTAA
- a CDS encoding YgzB family protein produces MKKYKNKINKIRSFALALIFIGFVIMYGAIFFRENQLLVIIFMVLGLLCIIGSTIVYGWIGLLSTRAVQVVCPGCGKHTKVLGRVDICMYCNEPLTLDPSLAGKEFDQTYNSKKSN; encoded by the coding sequence ATGAAGAAATATAAGAATAAAATAAATAAAATTCGTTCCTTTGCTTTAGCACTCATCTTCATCGGATTTGTAATTATGTATGGTGCAATCTTCTTCCGTGAAAATCAATTATTAGTCATCATCTTTATGGTGCTAGGTTTATTATGTATTATTGGAAGCACAATCGTTTATGGTTGGATTGGACTACTTTCTACTAGAGCTGTACAAGTTGTTTGCCCGGGTTGTGGTAAACACACAAAAGTCCTTGGACGTGTTGATATCTGTATGTATTGTAACGAACCATTAACTTTAGACCCTTCTCTTGCAGGTAAAGAATTTGATCAAACTTATAATAGTAAAAAAAGTAATTAA
- the perR gene encoding peroxide-responsive transcriptional repressor PerR, which produces MSELHLKDALDTLKTTGVRITPQRHAILEYLIGSMNHPTADEIYKSLEGKFPNMSVATVYNNLRVFREAGLVKELTYGDAASRFDFVTNDHYHMICQCCGKIVDFHYPGLNEVEQFASHVTGFQVNSHRLEVYGTCPDCVNNAEFKAN; this is translated from the coding sequence ATGTCTGAATTGCATTTGAAAGATGCACTAGACACGTTAAAGACAACTGGTGTAAGAATTACTCCTCAACGTCATGCTATTTTAGAATATTTGATAGGATCAATGAATCACCCAACAGCGGATGAAATATATAAATCACTTGAAGGTAAATTTCCTAATATGAGTGTTGCAACGGTATATAATAATTTACGTGTATTCCGTGAGGCAGGCTTAGTAAAAGAACTAACATATGGGGATGCTGCAAGTAGATTTGATTTTGTAACGAACGATCATTATCATATGATTTGCCAATGTTGTGGTAAAATCGTTGACTTTCATTATCCTGGTCTAAATGAAGTGGAGCAGTTCGCATCGCATGTTACTGGCTTCCAAGTTAATTCACACCGACTTGAAGTGTACGGTACTTGCCCAGATTGTGTTAATAACGCAGAATTTAAAGCAAACTAA
- a CDS encoding D-2-hydroxyacid dehydrogenase, whose amino-acid sequence MKVYFTFVPRPDLQEPLLKEFPNVHFVFHSRLDEEKLKDTEVLVTYGEDLNEYRIQIAQNLKWIFVVSAGIEKMPHQAIADRRILVSNVRGIHKKPMTESILAHILAIKRVLPHIYEKQKQVEWNKKANPTELNGSTAIIVGPGAIGSEIGRLLQAFEVYTIGCNKSGNTAPFMNETFKIDSLFELLPRAEIVISVLPSTSETKHLFSYEHFKQMPKETIFLNFGRGDLVATDVLLKVLEERLIEHVVLDVFEEEPLPDTSKLWQMDNITISPHCSSHSSRYVERSLNIFKPSLTKWLKGERNLENKMDILRGY is encoded by the coding sequence ATGAAGGTCTATTTTACATTTGTACCTAGACCTGATCTACAAGAACCTTTACTAAAAGAATTTCCGAATGTGCATTTTGTTTTCCACAGTCGTCTAGATGAAGAAAAATTGAAAGATACTGAAGTTTTAGTAACGTATGGGGAAGACTTAAATGAATACAGAATACAAATTGCTCAGAATTTAAAATGGATTTTTGTTGTTTCAGCAGGAATTGAGAAAATGCCACACCAAGCAATTGCTGATAGAAGAATTCTAGTTTCAAATGTGCGAGGTATACATAAAAAGCCGATGACAGAATCCATTTTAGCTCATATATTAGCAATAAAACGAGTTTTACCTCACATCTATGAAAAACAGAAACAAGTAGAATGGAATAAAAAAGCAAACCCCACAGAGTTAAATGGAAGTACGGCAATTATTGTTGGTCCAGGAGCAATTGGGTCTGAAATAGGACGCTTATTACAAGCTTTTGAAGTGTATACAATTGGATGCAACAAAAGTGGAAATACAGCACCATTTATGAACGAGACATTTAAAATTGATAGTCTCTTTGAATTATTACCGAGAGCGGAAATCGTGATTTCTGTTTTACCTAGTACTTCTGAGACAAAGCATCTTTTTTCGTATGAACATTTTAAACAGATGCCTAAAGAAACAATTTTCTTAAATTTTGGCCGTGGTGATTTGGTGGCGACAGATGTATTACTAAAAGTGCTTGAAGAAAGATTAATTGAACATGTAGTACTAGATGTATTCGAGGAAGAGCCTTTACCAGATACTAGTAAGCTTTGGCAAATGGACAATATTACTATTTCGCCTCATTGCTCAAGTCATTCATCACGTTACGTTGAGAGGAGCTTAAATATTTTCAAACCTAGTTTAACAAAATGGCTTAAAGGTGAAAGAAATCTGGAAAACAAAATGGACATATTACGTGGTTATTAA
- the bcp gene encoding thioredoxin-dependent thiol peroxidase, whose amino-acid sequence MSSLINEKAPEFTLLNEKGEYISLSDFSGKKVVLYFYPKDMTPGCTTEACDFRDHHESFSELNAVILGVSGDTSKQHSKFIEKYGLPFSLLVDEDHQVSEEYGVWVLKKMYGREYMGIERSTFLIDEEGIVRKEWRKVKVKNHIEEVLESVREGVK is encoded by the coding sequence ATGAGCTCATTGATAAACGAAAAAGCACCAGAATTTACATTATTAAATGAAAAAGGTGAATATATATCCTTAAGCGATTTTAGTGGAAAAAAAGTAGTACTTTATTTTTATCCTAAAGATATGACACCGGGTTGTACAACAGAAGCTTGCGATTTTAGAGACCATCATGAATCATTTTCTGAGTTAAACGCTGTAATTTTGGGGGTAAGTGGTGACACTTCTAAACAGCATTCGAAGTTTATAGAGAAATATGGGTTACCTTTCTCCTTACTAGTTGATGAAGACCACCAAGTTTCAGAAGAGTATGGAGTCTGGGTTTTAAAAAAAATGTATGGCCGCGAATATATGGGCATTGAACGTTCAACATTTTTAATAGATGAAGAAGGTATTGTTAGAAAAGAATGGCGAAAAGTAAAAGTGAAAAACCATATCGAAGAAGTATTAGAAAGCGTTCGAGAAGGGGTGAAGTAA
- a CDS encoding glutamate-1-semialdehyde 2,1-aminomutase yields MNHTKSEKIYNEALEHIVGGVNSPSRSYKAVGGGAPIVMERGNGAYFYDVDGNRYIDYLAAYGPIITGFGHPHIAQAISRAAETGVLFGTPTEHEVTFAKMLKEAIPSLDKVRFTNSGTEAVMTTVRVARAYTGRTKIIKFAGCYHGHFDQVLVAAGSGPATLGSPDSAGVPVSVATEVITVPFNNQDEFQLAMEKWGDEIAAILIEPIVGNFGMVMPNPGFLEFVHELAKEKGALTIHDEVITAFRFHYGAAQDLLGLKPDLTAMGKIIGGGLPIGAYGGRKEIMETVAPLGPAYQAGTMAGNPASILAGIACLEVLKQPGVYEEMDRLGAILEKGLLESAQKHDVTITINRIKGALTVYFTNEKVENYAQAEKSDGEKFGRFFKLMLEKGINLAPSKYEAWFLTTEHKEEDIVETITAADYAFSQLGQNK; encoded by the coding sequence ATGAATCATACAAAGTCTGAAAAAATATATAACGAAGCATTAGAGCATATTGTAGGTGGTGTAAATAGTCCATCTCGTTCCTACAAAGCAGTTGGCGGTGGGGCACCTATAGTCATGGAAAGAGGTAATGGTGCATATTTCTATGATGTTGATGGAAATCGCTACATCGACTATCTTGCTGCTTATGGTCCTATTATTACAGGATTTGGACATCCACACATTGCTCAAGCTATTTCTCGTGCAGCTGAAACTGGCGTGCTCTTCGGTACACCGACAGAACACGAAGTTACTTTTGCTAAAATGCTCAAAGAAGCAATTCCCTCATTAGATAAAGTCCGTTTCACAAACTCTGGAACAGAAGCTGTCATGACAACAGTTCGGGTAGCCCGTGCCTACACAGGACGTACAAAAATCATTAAATTTGCAGGATGCTACCATGGACATTTTGACCAAGTACTAGTTGCTGCAGGATCAGGACCAGCTACATTAGGTTCTCCTGACTCAGCTGGCGTCCCAGTATCAGTAGCAACAGAAGTAATCACTGTACCATTTAATAACCAGGATGAATTCCAACTTGCAATGGAAAAATGGGGCGACGAGATAGCAGCTATCTTAATCGAGCCAATTGTTGGGAATTTCGGTATGGTTATGCCAAATCCAGGTTTCTTAGAATTTGTTCACGAACTAGCAAAAGAAAAAGGGGCTTTAACCATTCACGATGAAGTAATTACTGCATTCCGTTTCCATTACGGTGCTGCCCAAGACTTACTTGGATTAAAACCAGACTTAACTGCAATGGGTAAAATTATTGGTGGGGGGCTACCAATTGGAGCTTATGGTGGCCGTAAAGAGATTATGGAAACTGTTGCTCCACTCGGACCTGCTTATCAAGCGGGAACAATGGCTGGTAATCCAGCGTCAATTTTAGCTGGTATCGCATGTCTAGAAGTATTAAAGCAACCTGGTGTTTACGAAGAGATGGATCGCCTAGGTGCTATACTTGAAAAAGGACTATTGGAATCTGCACAAAAACATGACGTCACGATAACAATTAACCGAATTAAAGGTGCATTAACAGTTTACTTCACGAATGAAAAAGTCGAGAACTATGCCCAAGCAGAAAAATCAGATGGTGAAAAGTTTGGACGTTTCTTCAAATTGATGCTAGAAAAAGGCATTAACCTAGCACCATCTAAGTATGAGGCTTGGTTCTTAACAACTGAGCATAAAGAAGAAGATATTGTTGAAACAATTACAGCAGCAGATTACGCATTTTCTCAACTTGGTCAAAATAAATAA
- a CDS encoding aromatic acid exporter family protein, translating to MQLGARVLKTGFAIVLSLFLSELLSLPSPAFAGIAAIFAIQPSIYRSYLSIIEQIQGNLIGAAVAVIFGLLFGHQVVAIGIAAIIVIGIMLKLKLDTSMSLALVTVVAIMVYEGDNFLEFSMIRFATVMVGVGAAFIVNMIFLPPRYEVKLFKAIDSLQDDIIRWTRLAVRNASEHNSTKTAINKIHSRFNDIEKLYGFYQEERHYRKKNRFVHTRKLVVYRQMITTTKKSMELLTRVYKHENAIGNLPITFRTMFLERLDFLLTYHEQLLLKFTGKLKPEHSKWTVNEDYLNRSEVMKQLIEQIAMDESLRKGEEDFSSYHLFYTFSRILDYEENLEHLDTLIVSFRNYHSEDKNTDLEEEFY from the coding sequence ATGCAATTAGGTGCCCGCGTATTAAAAACAGGTTTTGCAATTGTATTATCCCTTTTTTTATCTGAATTACTGAGCCTACCATCACCTGCCTTTGCAGGGATCGCAGCAATTTTCGCTATACAGCCATCTATATATCGTTCTTATTTATCGATTATTGAACAAATTCAAGGAAACTTAATTGGAGCAGCAGTCGCTGTTATTTTCGGTCTCTTATTTGGCCATCAAGTTGTGGCAATCGGAATAGCAGCAATCATTGTAATTGGCATCATGCTAAAACTTAAGCTCGATACCTCAATGTCCCTTGCACTTGTTACTGTAGTTGCCATTATGGTCTACGAAGGAGATAACTTTTTAGAGTTCAGTATGATTCGATTTGCAACCGTAATGGTTGGTGTAGGTGCAGCATTTATTGTGAATATGATTTTCTTACCACCACGCTATGAAGTGAAATTATTTAAAGCCATCGACTCTTTACAGGATGATATTATTCGTTGGACTCGTCTAGCTGTTCGAAATGCGTCTGAACATAATTCAACAAAAACTGCTATTAATAAAATCCATAGTCGTTTTAATGATATTGAAAAACTATATGGCTTTTATCAGGAAGAACGTCATTATCGAAAAAAGAATCGATTCGTTCATACTCGAAAACTCGTTGTCTATCGTCAAATGATTACAACAACAAAGAAGAGCATGGAATTATTAACTCGGGTTTACAAACACGAAAATGCAATTGGGAATTTACCCATTACTTTTCGCACAATGTTCTTAGAAAGATTGGATTTTTTACTTACTTATCATGAACAATTATTACTAAAATTTACTGGAAAGTTAAAGCCCGAACATTCTAAATGGACAGTAAATGAAGATTATTTGAATCGCTCTGAAGTAATGAAGCAACTAATTGAACAAATTGCGATGGATGAAAGTCTACGCAAAGGAGAAGAAGATTTTTCCAGTTATCATTTATTCTATACTTTTTCACGAATACTTGATTACGAGGAAAATTTAGAGCATCTAGACACATTGATTGTTTCTTTCCGAAACTATCATAGTGAAGATAAAAATACTGATTTAGAAGAGGAATTTTACTAA
- a CDS encoding ABC transporter permease — translation MTTKPMELTSKPEKVMGPWEEAWLTFLKSKSAIVGTFIVLFFILLGLIGPFFVPQGINDQDFTLRLLPPSGEFWFGTDDFGRDIFSRIVHGARISLAVGFFAVVLSIIVGSFLGIVAGYYGRWIDTLISRVFDIMLAFPSILLAIAVVSVLGPSLQNALIAIAIINVPNFGRLIRSRVLSVKEEEYIVAAKAIGMKDSRILWRHILPNSFSPVIVQGTLAIATAIIEAAALGFLGLGAEAPNPEWGKMLADARVHLMTAPWTMIFPGIAIMLTVLGFNLMGDGLRDALDPKMKN, via the coding sequence ATGACGACAAAACCAATGGAACTAACATCAAAGCCTGAAAAAGTTATGGGACCTTGGGAAGAAGCCTGGTTAACTTTTCTTAAAAGCAAATCAGCAATTGTAGGTACATTCATAGTGTTATTTTTTATTCTATTAGGTTTAATTGGTCCATTTTTTGTACCCCAAGGAATTAACGATCAAGATTTTACTTTACGATTATTACCGCCTTCTGGTGAATTTTGGTTCGGTACAGATGACTTTGGACGAGATATATTTTCGCGGATCGTACACGGTGCAAGAATTTCTTTAGCAGTAGGCTTTTTTGCGGTTGTATTATCGATAATTGTTGGGAGTTTCTTAGGAATTGTTGCTGGGTATTACGGGCGCTGGATTGATACACTCATTTCAAGAGTTTTTGATATCATGTTAGCTTTTCCAAGTATCCTTTTGGCCATTGCAGTTGTTTCGGTACTAGGACCATCACTACAAAATGCATTAATAGCGATTGCGATAATTAACGTACCTAACTTTGGTCGCCTCATTCGATCGCGTGTGTTAAGTGTAAAAGAAGAGGAGTACATTGTTGCAGCAAAAGCAATTGGTATGAAAGATTCCCGTATATTGTGGCGACATATATTGCCGAACTCGTTTTCCCCTGTTATTGTACAAGGAACATTGGCAATTGCAACTGCTATTATCGAAGCGGCAGCTTTAGGATTTTTAGGTTTAGGTGCAGAAGCTCCAAATCCGGAGTGGGGAAAAATGCTTGCTGATGCAAGAGTGCATTTAATGACAGCTCCTTGGACAATGATTTTCCCTGGTATTGCCATCATGTTAACAGTACTTGGTTTTAATTTAATGGGTGATGGCTTAAGGGATGCGCTTGATCCTAAGATGAAAAATTAG